A window of Malania oleifera isolate guangnan ecotype guangnan chromosome 2, ASM2987363v1, whole genome shotgun sequence genomic DNA:
CTCCTTGTTTTTGAGCAGCTTAGTGGCCAATTTTTTAAAGCGAAGTTCCTTTTAAACATCTGGCTTCATTCGGTAGCATATTTTTGTTTGTGTAATTCAAAGGTTGAACTGCTGAAATTTGTGAGGAGCATCAAATTTTGTAACACTATCTGGAATGTTTAAATTATCATTATCATCAACAGAACTAGAATAATAtctatttaaataacattatgtATAATTGcgattttgcaaataaaaattttttttacatgcttatttatttatttattcatttattcattTGCTATAATTAGGATGGTGCACATGCAATTAAACTAGTCCTTGCCTAATAATGAGAAAGTTAAAAACTCTATATTTTCACTTAAGGTGTATTCCCCTCTTTCATTGAACATGACAAGGTGCTTCATCTCTTCGAGGGGAAATGAAGGTCGTAAGGTCGTCAATTAAGATCGGGGTATGATCAAATACAGCAACATTTCTAACTCCACCTCTAATAAAAAGTGAGATTATTCCTAAACAAGACCATTTGATTATTGAGGAACTACTCCATCTCGAATGTATTGAGTTATCATTTTTTCATATGCCAGTTAATGtaggaaaaataaaaatctcACTTTCATTAGGTAAATTGTGTAGCACCTACCCACAATGATCCTTTTGGTCATTTGGTTTCTAGTTAGCATATATTTTCTCGAGTCTTACCATTCCAATGTCAACAATACATCCTTTTATGTTTCAcccttattatttttttgtacttattaaaaaataaaaaataaaaataaataacacatTAGCAGACAAGAAACCAAAATAAATTTGggtttgtatatttatatactcacACAAGGACATCCTTGGATACCCACCTTTATATACAGTTGCTGGTTCCTTTTCAAATGCAATTTTATATCTTAGCAAGACTATAATGTCAGGCCAttgtgtttgaaaaaaaaaaaaaaaaaaatgtcttttcAAGTTTGCCCCACCGCTTGCCATGATCACAATTCACAAGAGTCTCGTTATAGCTGTTGTTTTCAACCTCTGATAATGAGAGGCTTCCATTGCTGCTGCACAAGGCATCACCCATGCCTTAAAAAATATCCAAATGTTTTAATTGCACAGATGAATCTCATGACCAAGTTGCTCTAAAACTATAGTCAGCTTCATATGCCACTTTTCTAGTTCAGACTCGAATGTTTTTCATAACATGCTAATGAAAAAAATTGGATAACAAAGCGTTGTGGCATTATAGACAATAGAAGAAGAAGGATATGCTTGTTATGcaacaaaaagaagaaaacttCTGaggtaaaataatttttaaatgcatTTTTCGTAAAGAATAAATTTATCTGGAAATTCTCATGACCCATTTGGGTCTTGTGCGGTCGATGACCCATATCTTCAAAGTTTGGCACATGATTGAGCAATTGATAGATGATACACAGCAAGAACAGGATtattcattgaaaaaaaaaaaaaaaccatgtttGTGCCTTTCATAACGACAACatttttgggattagggttcCTTGTTTTGAAAGAGTAAAATTTGCAGCCAGTATATGGCAGCACTGTATTCTTTAGCGGATGCAGGCCAGCTTTCATTCTTTCTTTTGCATCTATATTTTTCCCAATGCCTACTAAATGTGCCTTTTGACTCTCTGAAAATGAAAGAACTCTTTTTGCCTTCCAAGTCCTGGATGACAAATTATTGCAGATCATTGAAAAAACATCTTAGAGTATCAGGATAATCCCTAATTTGCGCGAGGAAAATAGATATTCTGCACACtgacaacacacacacacacacacacacacgcacatttCAACTGTTAGGTCACAAGAGTAGAGTGATTTCAACTCCACAAAACATCCCAAGCTGCCAATAATTTTGGCACAGCTTTCGCATGTCTGTGAGAGAGCATCTGAGTTTTTCTCTTCTCACTTTGGAGGGAGTGTAAGATAGAATTAAAAGCTGAACAGACTAGTTTCAAAATTGACTGTGATACTGAATGTATAGACTGATACAGTAAGACACGCATGGCGTGATACAGAATAGACTTctcaaaaaagaaattttaaatgcaAAATCTAAATGAAACAAATTGGAAATTATGTCCTGCTAGGACTGTTTGGCTAGAATATATTTTCAGGAAAAGAAATGCATTTATGCTGTTGGAAGAGGCCCCTCAGATACGGAATGCATCAAATTGATACAGTACACACATGGGTACATAGCGAAACAAAATAGATTTCTTAAAAAAGAAATCTTGAATGCAAAATCAAAATTGCAATGAAATTACAAATTATTTACCGCTAGGTCTGTTTTGCACAATACATGATCAGGAAAAGAAATGCATCTGTGCTGTTGGAAGAGGCTGCAGATACTATGACTGTTTCACTCAAAAGTTATAATACCGAACAATCTAAATAACACGAAACCGATAAGGCTAGTGTAACCAGCTTTTTTCATCAGAAGTAACATCGAGATCAATTTTACCTAGAGCATGGAACGTTCTGGTTTGTGGAACAGGAACGGAATCTTGGTACGGCTCATGCTAAAAAATGTGGAACGTTAGGGGTATGTTTAAATAGATATGTTAGTGAAAGAAGTGTTGACACTTGTGTATTTTAGAGAGAATGTTGAGATGTTTCTAAATCTAGATGGCATCTTCTGTCGTGAAATCGATtaataatgacaaaaataaaatagaatgcGATGATTTCCCACTTCGAACTAATAAAAGGTCATgttatgtgaaaaatattgaattaaaatttgGACTGTTAGATTTAGTTCTCTGGAATGAAAATGTACCATTCGTACCAATGAGTGATTTTCTAGGGTGTTCGTTGTTAAAAAAGAGACATTTTCCATCATTGTAGAGAAGCATGAACTTTCTAGAGTAGTCATGGTATTCATGCCCTGCAATTGGAAAGCAAATGGCGGATTTCCAGCTACATGTAAAGGGTTCACTTCCCTGAGTGGCATTCAGAGTTTTCATGCACATCTGCTTCACAAAAGTGCTATTTCTATCATCAAAATCATGATCTCCGAATGCTTATAAAACATGAATAATTAACCAcccaaataaatttaaaatagagCATAACCACAATCACATAGCCAGAACACTGTAATATAGGACTAAAGTTATGGAAGCTAATAAAACAGACAAGGATGAATCCAAGGGGCTATGCTCATCAACAAGAAAAAGGAGGTTAAACAAAGCTAAAGGAATTAAATCTATGTCATAAATTCCAGAGAAACAGCCAAATTCTGATCTACTAAACTCCAGAGTGCAGCTAAAAGAACTCTCCAATGAAACGCAGCCAGCCATCAGTCAGAAGAAGGCCCGGCTACCATAGAAAACCCttgacccatcctttttcttcttctcaaCTTCTAATTTGCTATTGTGATTTTGAATTACATCTCCATTGTCTTCAGCTTTCGATTTATTGAGATCCATTGGGAGCTTCATCTTTGCCAAAGACTCCGTAAACTGTTGCATGCTTCTCATATACATGTCAACTATCTGCTGCTGCATTGCAGACTGCTCAGCATCTAGACTGATGTTTCCAAGTGGAGCTGAAAACACTTGACCAAATTTAGCAGAACCCGTATTCATATTCCCTTCTTTGATGCTCTCCTCTTCCTTGCTTGAGAAATTCTGCTCTTTTTCATCCCTGACTTCATTCCCCTTTTTTGAGGTTGGGGTATCTGGACAAACACCGGAGCTGTGATTACCTTCAGTAGTAATCGACGCATTAAGAGAGTACAATGATTCACCAGTCAACCGACTCTTTTTGTCAACAGAATCAACTGAATTCCTATCATCACTTAAGCTAGTTGTTGTAGAACTCAAAAACCCAGAATTCTGAATACTCCCATTGGGCGAAAGGGAACCACCCCGATTCTCCTCGGATGAGTTCACAGTCATTTCATAGTCATCAGCGGGCTGAGGAGCACCAAGATGAAGAAATGATGCAGGCCCAACCAAACCGGGCCTTGGACCAGAACCATGCCTGGCCAGGTCAAAATACTCAGAGACCATCTGCTGGTTCTCTCTAGCTACTCCAATGTCAGGGAATTCAACCCTTGAATACTCAACCGGGTCCAACATAACCTCTGATATCTTTCGATCGAGCAGTACAACCTCCGAAGTAATGGACGAACTGGCAGCCGATTCAGAGAAGGACTTGGCAGAGGAGTTCAGGGGCAGGGATACATTCACAGAAAGAGACAATTTCACAGTTCCGGCTGGGGAATGGAATAGATCAGTGGAAGAAAGACTAAAATCTTGCGTGACCTTTCCTTTACCAGCAACCAAAGAAATTGGGACAAGTGTGAACCCCAAGAGCTGATCTTCCATTAGATTTCTAGCCCTGCTTAGCATCCAAATCTCACATTTGAGAACAGCGTCGAGTTGGGTAACTTCCATTACTAAGTTTTCATTGAATTCCGGGTTCTTTCCTCCGCCATTGATAATTCTGGTGGAAATGGTTTCGTCGGGGTTATAGGTAAGGGAGAACTTGGCATACACATCTTGATTGTCATAAATACATATGTTGTGAATGTTCCTCGCATGATGAACATAGATTTCAAGAATACCCGAGAACTCAGTCTCCCCGTCCGCGTCCCCCATGGCGTTCGAATTCGGGTTATAGCGAAACCCAGTTGTTCCATTGAAGGAATCCATTCCAGGGAAATCAAATTCCGGCAACAATGACTTGCGGGTGTTTCCAAATTTTCCTCTTCTTAAAACAAGATTGCCAGAAAAACTCCTACAGGATACGAGAGAAGAGAGCGAAAACAGAGATGATTACAGTGTGGAGATTGATCAATAACAGCACATTCGAAAGCCCTCGCATCTACATGTACCAAACTTTTGCTTAGCGGaacaatataaacaatatatGAACTCAAGTAAGAGCATGGAAATTATGGGAAGAAAACAAAATCGCAGAGAAAGAAGGGGAGACTTACTGTAGAATGGAAGATCCTTTTTCTGCAAGTTGAAGAGGTGGGTATGGTAGTAGGTGAGAATGAAAGGGAGAATGAAGAAAAATCGAAGGGGGACGATGATGCTGATGATGTTAACTTGGGGTTGTTTTCtctctgtttttatttttatttttcttgttccTCTGCTTTTAGGGGTGGGTGGGTGGGTGGGGGATAGAGATTTTTGGAGGGTTTTGCTTTGCTTGCCATTGCAGCTTCCACTACTTCCAGTGAAGGCCTCAGCTCCACTGAGGTCATTGGTGGACCCACTTGGCCCCATCTTCATTATCACACCCCCTACCCCCTCTCTTTCTACTCCAAGATGCTCTCCGAAGCtccaacctctctctctctctctctctctctctgaatgtTCATTGGAAGAAAACGTCGCATGCTTTTTCCCTTCTGTCTATATGGGACAACTTTTCTTTGTGAATGGTTTGTCCCAAAATTAGCTTCCCTTAACAATTTGTGCATTCATTTCAATGTCAAGAAATTTTGgactcttctttctttcttcaacttcttcttcttcttttttatttttttcttcttaccACTCATCTCCTCAGTCGCTTAACCCACTATACAATGCTCTCAAAGGGACAAACTCACTTCAATATACAATATAATTTAACCCCTACTCCTCATGCCCCTCTCCCCTACCCTTCCTCCTCTTTAACTCCTACAGGATGCTAGTGAGACTCAAATCTTTGATCCCGCAATTAGAAACTAAGGAAATAAACCACTGAGCTCGAAGCCCgatttaaatatattaatttgatGATACCAAAAGTTTCGGTATTAACTTTAACCTAGTTATGCATCAcaataatttttgtatttttttcaaattcactaCTAGATTATCAAACAAAAAGCTCATTCTCAagttaatttaaatattttttaatcttacttgaaattttaaaatattaagaaaagaaaCAAATATAAAGGAATTTAATATTTATGTTCGGTTgcaaagaaaaatgagaaaaaattaaatatatagttaaataagaaataattttttgattttatttaatttttaaccatagTAGAACAAGTTTAATTTAAAGTAGGATTTAACatagagaaaaaatataataaaaaatatttttttcttttttttcttcaaacGGAATTCTTGATCTAACTAGGACCCTAAAATTATTCTTGTTGAGATTTATAAATAATTAATGTTGCTCGGTAAAAAATGTGGGTCACGGGCTAGTTCGCCACTAATGACGACCCTTGGCAAtaggtgaattttttttttcttcatttctcatgattttaaaaattaaatatcccTTCCTTGTAAACAAAAGATGTGGTTCATTGCCAAAGAAAAATACTAGGGCTCTAATGGAAAACGTGGACCCTTCATAGTAGctaagatatatatttttttgttccttatttttcatcatttcaaaatttataatCACATCCTTTTCTACTAAAGTAGCTTTGCAATGCAATAAGAGACATGTCAAAAGATAACAAGGATGACAAAAGACCACATTCATAGTTAGGGGctattcttttttaatttttttaatcctAAATGCTCAATAACAATTTAAAAAACTCCGAAGCATGTAGCACTATTAACACTTAATTTAACTCGTGTGAATAAcaaaataaacttttaaaaagGGAAGTAATAAAAATGAGTTTGGTGAAGTAAAAATTGGTCTCTTTAGTGAAAGATTAGTGAAAGATGAGCTACTAGAGAAAATTTTGATCAGGTTATCGAAATATTTATAATGATCAAAATAGATATATCATTTTAGGATACGTAAATAATATAtggattattttattttattttattttgggtaaaaactatgaaataaaataatttgtaCTGACCtctatctttttaaaaaaattgaaaaggaaaATTCATCTAAAAAAGGAGTCAAACTCACTCTCATATATTTTAAGGGAATAATGCATCCATATGAAAACGATGATTCGCTTCAAAGATAATCAAAAGTCAAGAACTATCGTATTCATAAAATATTACGAACTAGAggtttgcttttttattttttaatgagaaTGAGTTTAGATATTGACAATCACCAAAACCTAGCAAACTATAGGCCAATGTACATGATCTTTTATGCAACTATGGAATTTTagtaatatttattattataaaggCATTAAAAGAACTAACACGTTTTAAATTAGGTATTCACTTTAAGTTCATGGTAAAATGTTTCTTAAGAGATAAGAAAATTAGAGAgtggggaaaaaaaattaatcaattaCTCTAGGGGTTGAAAGAAATTGTCGAAATCCATTTGCaacaaaggaaaggaaaaaaaatgtggaagaaaaattttcctttgttttttaGATGATTATGAAGAAAAACTaagacagaaaataaaaataaaaaatgcgtaaataaattttttattttgcaaatcagtgaattttattttttagacatttttaattatattagaatagATAGCATAATCTTTGTACATAATATACAGAAGCAATCAGAGATAGATTAACCACAATCGAGAAGCCACCAGCGTGCAAGAAAGTCTATGATCGATATTGTTTGCGAATTGTAAAAGACTTGTCTGGAATTTATAGTCATCTTTCCTTCAAGACTCTATTTGGAacttgaaaattataaaaaaaggaaaaaaaaatgtaaaagaaTTTACTTTTTGTTTGATTATCGAGgagaataagaaataaaatatattatgtaGCAAATCAATAAAgagaattttgattttacacataattaatattattttttcttaattttttatcatattagaacaatttttcattcttaataATAGTTGATGTTgagagaaaatacaatgaaaatttctttttcttctcattttcttttcctttgcttTCCTCAAACAAAATCCTTCATCCAAACAGGCCTTAATATTCAACCACTAAACAGATATATGGAGTTAATCAACAGGCTTGCTAGGCTTGGGAATTCCACAAATAATGAAGTATAAGAAAtacaaactaaaaacaaaaaacaaacgaCAAACAAAGATAATACAAAGTGGGGTTGGCTGTATGAATTTTTTTTCGTCAATTCACACGAAAACAAGCAATATGGGTTAATATTTTtagaactaaaacaaattaaaattctaataaacatatgttcattttttccttaaataaaataaaatttaaaaagtaagatttaatactaaaataataaaatataaattaaaaatattttaataaaaaaaaaattatcatagtTGTTTTACTTAATTATTGTATTTCAAAACTCACTTTTTAGCATTGTAAGAACAATCTCATTGTATGtgatcttgaaaaataaaaaataaaaaatttaaatgacttattttttttcaaatatgtacaaattttatgaatacttttattttaattatatttttttcttctgaaAATATTATATGGACTTATAAGAGGAAGAAAGGTCCTTGAATTTGTGTTGTATCAGGGATATAGGAATATTTTACAAGGTTAGTGATTTTTGAAGATAATGACTTCTTAACAGAtggaggaagagaaatggaagaaaaaagtCTTGCAAGAGTGATCTCACTAGGTTccattgttggaattggtgtgatcccaaaaggggggtgaattgagttttaaaacattttggctaaattaagcaTTTCGTCAATTCACCACAAATTATATCTCATCTAATATACACGTgtatatgtaaaataataaaacgataaatgaagacatatacatgtgcagtatatcttatttaaatcaaatgtgtttatacaaataattatgacatcaaatgaacattcatacacatgctgaaattaaagtataagaatttaaataagatagagagagagtgaaacacagatttgttattgaggttcggccaaaccaacctatgtCCCTACCTTGAGTATatccctaaggattccactaaatctgctcacttaaacgagcggAGCAAAAGCTGTTTACATcgtctccttacggggcgaggaaaaaccctagttcaatttttgggttgaaccgaaccggtctcacctACGGGActaagactccccaattcaattttggGTTAAACCCAATcgatacaataaaaaatatttttgtacatataaacatgCTTCTTAAAACAAGCAGAGATATACACAATAAAGCTCATAAAATATGCAATttctaaagatatgaaataatgctcaggaaGTAAAagtgttttcaaaataatttttgtaatctttgaatatgATATGTATAATGAGGACCTCAAAGATTTAGACCTTAAATCAAATgtttctctgaaaatatttgcaataagaaataagagaatctagggttttactttcaaaagctttgcacacacaaaacaaaatacaagcatttaaaactatatgtgcaaatcaaaatgaatgcccaaatggAAATATACTCTCTTGTAAagatggttttcaaagaataatgaagAGAATTGGAAAGTGTAAAGATGGTTTTCACAGATGAAAAATGTGCTTttcaagttcgggtgcccgagatTATGGTAGGGTGGCTGatccaaggcaattttccaaacactTGAGGTTCTGTCGCTCGGttctaagttcggtcgcccgaggtagTTTTGAATGTAAAGTTCGGGTGCTTGGAGAAGGTGAAAAAGTTAGTACTATacgttcggtcgatcgaggacaCTTAGTTtattttggttcggtcacccaaccCAAGTCAACCTTTCTGACTTTTCAAccattcagtcgaccgaggcattttcaacgccaaggtttggtcacctgaaacCCTTTCAAAGTTAAGCCTAAGTCCTATTTTTTTAGTAAAAAGTTATGTTCAGGGACCTAGAGTCTATCTAAGGCCACGACTATTTAATTTAACCTAAAAACCTGGCATTGGTCTACCGAAGTCAACCCTAAGGTTTGTTTACGGTTCTGTCTGAGCATTAAGACATATCATGCTGGATATATGCAATTATTACAGGTGAacatataaaaacttaaatgcattatacaaataaaatcaaaatgtcttcttcttgatcttctttactctttaatcttcatggaaaacCCCTGATCATATGAGCTTTATGCGTCTCTGGCTTCCATTCTCAGTttctttatgtgtgtgttgaattataacatgttcaatcactaaatacacacataagtaacttgcggtttgttattatcaaaaccagggattagATTCAAAAAGCCAACATCCATGATATCAAATGATTCTTCCCTAATCATTAATTATGCCTCGTTCTTTTGTAATTACCTCTATGATCTCAACTcgttttaattaaaaaaattatacatataataaataaaatgatccGTAAAAGTTAATTTAGATATTAAAGTATTCTGACAAGAGTTATCAAAACAACTTAAAATCATAAGTTGTGATTTCAGTTTTTCGAAAACATATGAAAATTAATAACAGAAACAAAAATTGAAATGCAAATAAATGTAGAGTCACAACCTGTTTTTCCAAACAAAAGTAAAAAAGATGAAACAAAGAAGACACATCCCTAGTTTTTCCTTAAGTTGATTCACTAAGCAAAGATAATTAAAGAAGACCCACCATGTGGCCAAAGTAATAAATTCATTTTGACTTTTTGTTCACATTTTGGTGCAATGCATGGATGCTTTTGGGGTCCAAACAGAGAATGCATACAGGCTGTTTCTTGCTAAGCTCCTCACTCTCTCAATAAAGCATTGCCCATTCCGCGTGCTTCTTGTGTTTTTCCCCTTGACAACTGTTTCCACAAAATGAACAACCTTTTGGGTTTAGACCTTTTGTCCAAATGTGAGTGCCTAACAAAGCCTTtagtttttcttcttctcttttcttttcttttggctCATTCATTCATTAGTCATTTCCACGTGTGGTTGGctacctaattttttttttttccaaggaaAGCTTTTTATTtcataaagaaaatgaaaaaaaattaatttagaaagCAACACCAATACATGAATTACTAAAAAGTGTGACTAATTTAAAGTAGGATCCTTCCATAGATCGTATGAAGTACTCAAGGGAGCAATGAGAAGAGTGTGAAGAAAAAATTATTAAAGTTTCTCATTAGGCTTGGAGAAAATTTCCTTTCAGAATGTTTTGTCATGTTTTCTCCATTATTTACCTGCCTTAACAAGCTAAATTTTATCAGTTGCAATCAATTCATATATTTTTTGTTACTTAACTGTAATGTGTTTTGCCCTTGTATACAACAATAAAATCAAGCCTTAGTCTAAGTGGGGtcggttacatgaatccttttccgccaatttatgcgatcaatTTGTCTTTGTATGATAGACTTAATTCATTCACGAGTGGATGATTCTTTGACTAGCACAATGCAGATGAATAGTTTGTTGCATGATGCCAAATTCAATTACTAACCCCTTTAGTCACGTAGTCTTCTTAATAGTTTTTACCACTATCGTATATTCTACCTCGACGTAGATACTAGAATAATTGACTATAGCTTAAACTTTCAACAAATAGGTT
This region includes:
- the LOC131149171 gene encoding uncharacterized protein LOC131149171; this translates as MDSFNGTTGFRYNPNSNAMGDADGETEFSGILEIYVHHARNIHNICIYDNQDVYAKFSLTYNPDETISTRIINGGGKNPEFNENLVMEVTQLDAVLKCEIWMLSRARNLMEDQLLGFTLVPISLVAGKGKVTQDFSLSSTDLFHSPAGTVKLSLSVNVSLPLNSSAKSFSESAASSSITSEVVLLDRKISEVMLDPVEYSRVEFPDIGVARENQQMVSEYFDLARHGSGPRPGLVGPASFLHLGAPQPADDYEMTVNSSEENRGGSLSPNGSIQNSGFLSSTTTSLSDDRNSVDSVDKKSRLTGESLYSLNASITTEGNHSSGVCPDTPTSKKGNEVRDEKEQNFSSKEEESIKEGNMNTGSAKFGQVFSAPLGNISLDAEQSAMQQQIVDMYMRSMQQFTESLAKMKLPMDLNKSKAEDNGDVIQNHNSKLEVEKKKKDGSRVFYGSRAFF